In one Nicotiana tomentosiformis chromosome 6, ASM39032v3, whole genome shotgun sequence genomic region, the following are encoded:
- the LOC104096985 gene encoding uncharacterized protein, translating into MREVPSLITLCIYTIRDELIQGDDVELSSVLYQLPTELFDQLLPQLPPLALQKLQERKSDVLNDYELLTDGVDNQRKRKRYLNFEEEWKTLYELRWPALGRQSKNSKNKSFDSSAKGKEAERESTDDWQQMYWEAHLQKCLDTAAEIALFPAFYGQISEIEVPDSILNYIDHTGHIGKITCDYSKFAYHCQKFGSYARHLRLPNVLCVEEICHLLRNARLESLELQWIKSDEHVEGLCKLINQNYRSLKSIKFMYCKFTVASLNAICDLLCMHCPQAPEMQHFSIKTSSFLENNISSLPAGLVSFISLGRSLSSLCLSDNHLHRHFARIVFDTLLDASSSITILDLSENNITGWLSHFKWKGKSITELSGTYNSLKSLKKLNLRNCNLQRDDVDCLRYVLVHIPNLEQLDLSDNPIEDDGFRCLSTYFTEMSQRYFSLVELKLESCELTCSGVCELLVVLSALRKPLSFLSIGGNYLGSEIGTPLGKFLCGGIQAFDIEDIGLGSSGFLKAGKELVKESKLRSINISKNRGGIETARFLSKLFSHAPDLSSVNAKYNFMAKESLSILSSGVKVAKGKLEHLDLRGNIICEEELADFSELAELRTSGNFVLELSSSPAQNVPYDDDP; encoded by the exons ATGCGGGAAGTTCCATCATTAATCACCTTATGCATATACACAATCAGAGATGAACTCATTCAAG GGGATGATGTTGAACTTTCATCAGTCTTATATCAACTTCCCACGGAGTTGTTCGACCAGTTGTTGCCGCAGTTGCCTCCTTTGGCATTGCAAAAGTTACAAGAAAG GAAATCTGATGTCTTGAATGATTATGAGCTTTTGACTGATGGTGTTGATAATCAGAGAAAGCGTAAAAG ATATCTGAATTTTGAGGAAGAGTGGAAAACTCTCTATGAATTACGGTGGCCTGCTCTTGGCCGGCAGAGTAAGAATTCCAAGAATAAGTCATTTGACAGCTCAGCAAAAGGAAAAGAAGCAGAGCGTGAATCCACAGATGATTGGCAACAGATGTACTGGGAAGCACATTTGCAGAA ATGCCTGGATACAGCAGCAGAGATAGCTTTATTCCCAGCTTTTTATGGTCAGATTAGTGAAATAGAAGTTCCCG ATTCaattttaaattatattgatCATACGGGACACATCGGCAAAATCACATGTGACTACTCCAAGTTTGCTTATCACTGCCAAAAATTCGGATCATATGCCAG ACACCTGAGACTGCCAAATGTTCTGTGTGTGGAAGAAATTTGT CATTTACTTAGAAATGCAAGGTTGGAGAGTCTGGAATTACAGTGGATTAAGTCTGATGAGCAT GTCGAGGGGTTATGCAAACTCATCAACCAGAACTATCGATCCCTAAAGTCGATTAAATTCATGTATTGCAAGTTTACAGTGGCTTCTCTTAATGCAATTTGCGACTTGCTATGCATGCATTGTCCTCAAGCACCTGAAATGCAACATTTCTCAATCAAGACATCAAGCTTCCTAGAGAACAACATTTCTTCTTTGCCTGCTGGACTAGTATCTTTTATATCATTAGGGAG GTCCTTGTCTTCATTATGCTTATCAGACAATCATCTTCATCGACATTTTGCGAGGATAGTTTTTGATACCCTCCTTGATGCTTCATCTAGTATTACCATTCTGGATCTTTCAGAAAACAAT ATTACGGGATGGCTTTCTCATTTTAAATGGAAGGGCAAAAGTATCACAGAGCTATCTGGGACATACAATTCATTAAAGTCATTAAAGAAACTTAATTTAAG GAACTGCAATCTACAGAGGGACGATGTGGATTGTCTCAGATATGTGCTAGTCCACATTCCTAATCTGGAGCAACTTGATCTCAGTGACAACCCTATCGAGGATGATGGATTCAG GTGCTTGAGTACCTACTTCACAGAGATGTCACAAAGGTATTTCTCCCTTGTCGAATTGAAGTTGGAAAGTTGTGAGCTTACTTGCTCTGGAGTTTGTGAACTTCTAGTAGTTCTTTCTGCTTTGAGAAAACCACTCAGTTTTCTCTCAATTGGAGGCAATTATCTTGGCAG TGAGATAGGGACACCATTAGGTAAGTTTCTATGCGGAGGTATTCAGGCTTTTGATATTGAAGACATTGGACTAGGTTCTTCTGGCTTCTTGAAAGCAGGCAAAGAGTTAGTCAAGGAATCAAAGCTCCGCTCCATCAACATAAG CAAGAATCGAGGTGGAATTGAAACTGCAAGATTTCTGTCAAAGCTTTTCTCTCATGCCCCAGATCTTTCATCAGTAAATGCAAAATACAACTTTATGGCCAAAGAATCTTTGTCAATCCTGAGCTCCGGTGTAAAAGTTGCAAAAG GTAAACTGGAGCATTTGGATTTGAGAGGAAATATTATATGTGAAGAAGAACTTGCTGATTTTTCTGAGCTGGCTGAGCTTCGAACCAGTGGAAATTTTGTTCTGGAACTCTCTTCTTCACCAGCCCAAAATGTACCTTATGATGATGATCCTTAG